The Candidatus Aegiribacteria sp. genome window below encodes:
- a CDS encoding type II secretion system protein GspG, translated as LSEQAKTQSCRHNMRNLAGALHMYYGSTGHYPYANAGHRWMNFSATEEYLLNWEQLKCPSCGTHYRYRITGRNYDNFRLRGWNRNCRNNHGMYVNGVPNW; from the coding sequence ATCTGTCCGAACAGGCTAAAACGCAGAGCTGCAGACATAACATGAGAAATCTGGCGGGCGCTCTTCATATGTACTATGGCTCAACCGGTCATTACCCCTACGCGAATGCAGGACACAGATGGATGAATTTCTCAGCAACTGAGGAGTACCTTCTGAACTGGGAACAGCTTAAATGTCCCTCCTGCGGCACTCATTACCGATATAGAATTACCGGGAGGAATTACGATAACTTCAGACTCAGAGGTTGGAACAGAAACTGCAGGAACAATCATGGAATGTACGTGAACGGAGTACCTAACTGGTAG